One genomic window of Cupriavidus oxalaticus includes the following:
- a CDS encoding mechanosensitive ion channel family protein, which produces MNGETLSGLGGELTASHSMFGKMLDDLIRDAGGPGFFWQLLVLAGCLAVAWPLGRYVVHRLEARYASSSFSLRFAAASLERAMFPLAGWVLVMVARFALEPLIPISVLRLALVPLFGITSLNVVFYILRRVMSGSGQLHGMLLLVEKVLTTLVWIGMALYVLGVLSEVVAWMQDVRFSIGGKQKISLADTLMAGVWILLTVLVAMWFGSWLEERLMRSANLDVNLKVVLTRISKALLLLVSLLLSLSLVGIDLTVLSVFGGALGVGLGLGLQKIASNYISGFIILLDRSVKLGDQITVDKYTGIVSQIRTRYTVVRNGDGETLVPNEQLVAQSVQNHSFSNTNVRVATRVQADYSADPETVIALLTECVRELPRVLKDPEPAAFLVLFADSGIEYEVAAYIADPQNGKLGVQSAMNRAIWRTLREHGISIPYPQRELRVMHETPMPGPGAPKASTLPEAANAT; this is translated from the coding sequence ATGAACGGTGAAACCCTGTCCGGCCTCGGCGGCGAGCTGACGGCCTCCCATTCGATGTTCGGCAAGATGCTGGACGACCTGATCCGCGATGCCGGCGGCCCGGGGTTCTTCTGGCAGCTGCTGGTGCTGGCCGGCTGCCTCGCGGTGGCGTGGCCGCTGGGGCGCTATGTGGTGCACCGGCTCGAGGCGCGCTACGCCAGTTCCAGCTTCTCGCTGCGCTTTGCAGCCGCCAGCCTGGAGCGGGCCATGTTCCCGCTGGCAGGTTGGGTGCTGGTGATGGTCGCGCGCTTCGCGCTGGAGCCGTTGATCCCGATCAGCGTGCTGCGGCTGGCGCTGGTGCCGCTGTTCGGTATCACCTCGCTCAATGTCGTCTTCTATATCCTGCGGCGGGTCATGTCCGGCAGCGGGCAGTTGCACGGCATGCTGCTGCTGGTGGAGAAGGTGCTGACCACGCTGGTGTGGATCGGCATGGCGCTTTATGTGCTTGGCGTGCTGTCGGAGGTGGTCGCGTGGATGCAGGACGTGCGCTTCTCGATCGGCGGCAAGCAGAAGATCAGCCTCGCCGACACGCTGATGGCGGGGGTCTGGATCCTGCTGACGGTGCTGGTGGCGATGTGGTTCGGGTCCTGGCTGGAGGAGCGGCTGATGCGCTCGGCCAACCTCGACGTCAACCTGAAGGTGGTGCTGACCCGCATCTCCAAGGCCTTGCTGCTGCTGGTGTCGCTGCTGCTGAGCCTGTCGCTGGTCGGGATCGACCTGACCGTGCTGTCGGTGTTCGGCGGTGCGCTGGGCGTGGGCCTGGGCCTGGGCTTGCAGAAGATCGCGAGCAACTACATCTCGGGCTTCATTATCCTGCTGGACCGCTCGGTCAAGCTGGGCGACCAGATCACGGTGGACAAGTACACCGGCATCGTGTCGCAGATCCGCACCCGCTACACCGTGGTGCGCAACGGCGACGGCGAGACGCTGGTGCCGAACGAGCAATTGGTGGCGCAGTCGGTGCAGAACCATTCATTCTCGAACACCAATGTGCGCGTGGCGACGCGTGTCCAGGCCGACTACAGCGCTGACCCGGAGACCGTGATCGCACTGCTGACCGAATGCGTGCGCGAACTGCCGCGCGTGCTGAAAGACCCGGAGCCGGCGGCCTTCCTGGTGCTGTTTGCGGACAGCGGCATCGAGTACGAAGTCGCGGCCTACATTGCCGATCCACAGAACGGAAAGCTAGGGGTGCAATCCGCGATGAACCGCGCCATCTGGCGCACGCTGCGCGAGCACGGCATTTCGATTCCCTATCCCCAGCGTGAGCTGCGTGTGATGCACGAGACGCCGATGCCCGGACCAGGCGCCCCCAAGGCAAGTACCTTGCCGGAAGCCGCCAACGCCACCTAG
- a CDS encoding DesA family fatty acid desaturase, translated as MFDTILDWAANGLANWAWWEIVIYTLVMTHITIAGVTIFLHRCMAHRSLDLHPIAQHFFRFWLWLTTGMVTREWTAIHRKHHAKCETEDDPHSPQTRGIRKVLLEGAELYRAEAKNKETIAKFSHGCPNDWIERNLYSRFTWQGVGLMLIIDLALFGVIGMSVWAVQMLWIPIHAAGIINGLGHWWGYRNYDCEDASTNVSPWGLIIGGEELHNNHHTYPTSAKFSIKWYEFDVGWGYIRAMQAVGLAKVKKTPPKARLVEARPVDHNTLEAIIANRYDVMARYAKAVKGAFRQELDKLKEGGVAEYRSFKPASKWFHREETKLAAQQREQLASIVEQNKALQTFVEMRRELAAIWGRSNLTREQLLQQLQAWCHRAEASGIQALHDFSLRLRRYA; from the coding sequence TTGTTCGACACTATTCTTGACTGGGCCGCCAACGGCCTTGCCAATTGGGCCTGGTGGGAGATCGTCATCTACACCCTGGTGATGACGCATATCACCATCGCTGGCGTCACCATCTTCCTGCACCGCTGCATGGCGCACCGGTCGCTGGACCTGCACCCGATCGCCCAGCATTTCTTCCGCTTCTGGCTGTGGCTGACCACCGGCATGGTCACCAGGGAGTGGACCGCGATCCATCGCAAGCACCACGCCAAGTGCGAGACCGAGGACGATCCGCACAGCCCGCAGACCCGCGGCATCCGCAAGGTGCTGCTGGAAGGGGCTGAACTCTATCGCGCCGAGGCCAAGAACAAGGAAACCATCGCCAAGTTCAGCCATGGCTGCCCGAATGACTGGATCGAGCGCAACCTGTACTCGCGCTTCACCTGGCAGGGCGTTGGCCTGATGCTGATCATCGACCTGGCGCTGTTCGGCGTGATCGGCATGTCGGTGTGGGCAGTGCAGATGCTGTGGATCCCGATCCATGCCGCCGGCATCATCAATGGCCTGGGCCACTGGTGGGGCTACCGCAATTACGATTGCGAAGACGCGTCGACCAATGTGTCGCCGTGGGGCCTGATCATTGGCGGTGAGGAACTGCACAACAACCACCACACCTACCCGACCTCGGCCAAGTTTTCGATCAAGTGGTATGAGTTCGACGTGGGCTGGGGCTATATCCGCGCGATGCAGGCGGTCGGCCTGGCCAAGGTCAAGAAGACCCCGCCCAAGGCGCGCCTGGTGGAAGCCCGTCCGGTCGATCACAACACGCTGGAAGCCATCATCGCCAACCGCTATGACGTGATGGCGCGCTACGCCAAGGCCGTCAAGGGTGCGTTCCGCCAGGAACTGGACAAGCTCAAGGAAGGCGGCGTGGCCGAGTACCGCAGCTTCAAGCCCGCCAGCAAGTGGTTCCACCGCGAGGAAACCAAGCTGGCCGCACAGCAGCGCGAGCAGCTGGCGAGCATCGTCGAGCAGAACAAGGCGCTGCAGACCTTCGTCGAAATGCGCCGTGAACTGGCCGCCATCTGGGGCCGTTCCAACCTGACGCGCGAGCAGCTGCTGCAGCAGCTGCAGGCCTGGTGCCACCGTGCCGAGGCCAGCGGCATCCAGGCGTTGCACGATTTCTCGCTGCGCCTGCGCCGCTACGCCTGA
- the purN gene encoding phosphoribosylglycinamide formyltransferase, whose amino-acid sequence MKKIVILISGRGSNMEAIVRACAGGGWPARVAAVLSNRPDAAGLQFAQQQGIATGVVDHRQFPDRASFDAAMAEAIDAHAPDLVVLAGFMRILTPGFVDRYAGRLLNIHPSLLPCFPGLNTHKQALDAGVKLHGATVHFVTPELDHGPIVIQAALDVLPTDTPESLAERLLDCEHQIYPRAVRWFVEDRLQLQDGVVNVINPAEPQLLMAISAHTRAAGVEA is encoded by the coding sequence ATGAAAAAAATTGTCATCTTGATTTCCGGGCGTGGCTCCAACATGGAAGCCATCGTCCGTGCCTGCGCGGGCGGCGGTTGGCCGGCGCGCGTGGCAGCGGTGCTGTCGAACCGGCCCGATGCCGCCGGGCTGCAGTTCGCGCAGCAGCAAGGCATTGCCACCGGCGTGGTCGACCATCGCCAGTTTCCCGACCGCGCCTCGTTTGATGCCGCGATGGCCGAGGCCATCGATGCCCACGCCCCCGACCTGGTGGTGCTGGCCGGCTTCATGCGCATCCTGACGCCGGGTTTTGTCGACCGCTATGCGGGCCGGCTGCTGAATATCCACCCGTCGCTGCTGCCGTGCTTCCCGGGGCTGAACACCCACAAGCAAGCGCTGGACGCCGGCGTCAAGCTGCACGGCGCCACCGTGCACTTCGTTACCCCGGAACTCGACCACGGTCCGATCGTGATCCAGGCCGCACTTGATGTGCTGCCCACCGACACGCCCGAAAGCCTGGCCGAGCGCCTGCTCGACTGCGAGCACCAGATCTATCCCCGCGCCGTCCGCTGGTTCGTCGAGGACCGCCTGCAACTGCAGGACGGCGTGGTCAACGTTATCAACCCGGCCGAGCCGCAACTGCTGATGGCCATCTCCGCCCATACCCGGGCGGCAGGAGTCGAGGCATGA
- the nadA gene encoding quinolinate synthase NadA — MTPQSIKTVEFEKPNLADAENATGGSCVAHAWAKVPPVLSPDERQSLKARIRRLLQERNAVLVAHYYVDADLQDLAEETGGCVSDSLEMARFGRDHEAKTLVVAGVRFMGETAKILSPEKTVLMPDLDATCSLDLGCPADEFAAFCDAHPDRTVVVYANTSAAVKARADWMVTSSIGLKIVEHLHAQGKKILWAPDKHLGSYIQKQTGADMLLWQGSCLVHDEFKGIELDLLRREFPNAKILVHPESPENVVAQADVVGSTSQLIEAAQKLDATEFIVATDNGILHKMRMAAPGKHFIEAPTAGNSATCKSCAHCPWMAMNALTNLAEVLETGRNEIHVDPAIGVKAVTCINRMLDFAAAQKRNVRPSSDLAKEQALFQGIGPA, encoded by the coding sequence ATGACCCCACAATCGATCAAGACCGTCGAGTTCGAGAAGCCGAACCTGGCGGATGCCGAAAACGCCACTGGCGGCAGCTGCGTGGCCCATGCCTGGGCCAAGGTGCCGCCGGTGCTGTCGCCCGATGAGCGGCAGTCGCTGAAGGCGCGTATCCGCCGCTTGCTGCAGGAACGTAATGCGGTGCTGGTGGCGCACTACTACGTCGACGCCGACCTGCAGGACCTCGCCGAAGAAACCGGCGGCTGCGTCTCCGACTCCCTCGAAATGGCCCGCTTCGGCCGCGACCACGAAGCCAAGACCCTGGTGGTGGCCGGCGTGCGCTTCATGGGCGAGACCGCCAAGATCCTCAGCCCCGAGAAGACCGTGCTGATGCCGGACCTGGATGCGACCTGCTCGCTCGACCTGGGTTGCCCGGCCGACGAATTCGCCGCCTTCTGCGATGCGCACCCGGACCGCACCGTGGTGGTGTACGCCAATACCAGCGCGGCGGTGAAGGCGCGCGCGGACTGGATGGTCACGTCGAGCATCGGGCTGAAGATCGTCGAGCACCTGCACGCGCAGGGCAAGAAGATCCTGTGGGCACCCGACAAGCACCTGGGCAGCTATATCCAGAAGCAGACCGGCGCCGACATGCTGCTGTGGCAGGGCTCGTGCCTGGTGCACGACGAGTTCAAGGGCATCGAGCTGGACCTGCTGCGCCGCGAATTCCCCAACGCCAAGATCCTGGTGCACCCGGAATCGCCCGAAAACGTGGTGGCGCAGGCCGATGTGGTCGGCTCCACCTCGCAGCTGATCGAAGCGGCGCAGAAGCTGGACGCGACCGAGTTTATCGTTGCCACCGACAACGGCATCCTGCACAAGATGCGCATGGCCGCGCCTGGCAAGCACTTCATCGAGGCGCCGACGGCCGGCAACAGCGCGACCTGCAAAAGCTGCGCGCACTGCCCGTGGATGGCGATGAATGCGCTGACCAACCTGGCCGAGGTGCTGGAGACCGGGCGCAACGAGATCCACGTCGACCCGGCCATCGGCGTCAAGGCGGTGACCTGCATCAACCGCATGCTCGATTTCGCCGCGGCGCAGAAGCGCAATGTGCGTCCGTCGTCCGACCTGGCGAAGGAACAGGCGCTGTTCCAGGGGATCGGCCCGGCATGA
- the nadC gene encoding carboxylating nicotinate-nucleotide diphosphorylase codes for MSVNPIFDSYGAALHAALQANVQAAIAEDVGSGDLTGLLVPAGKPAHARVIVREAAVLCGQPWFDACMRAVDPALEVRWLQEEGARMAADSVVCEITGPARSLLTAERPSLNFLQLLSGVATVTRRYADLIAGTLARVLDTRKTLPGLRLAQKYAVRIGGGENQRLALYDGILIKENHIAAAGSITAALQAALALDTDASVQVEVESLAELEEALAAGAKSVLIDNFTVPMMQDAVKINQGRALLEVSGGVNAETIRTFAETGVDRISVGALTKDVRATDYSLRIIG; via the coding sequence ATGAGCGTGAATCCGATTTTCGACAGCTACGGCGCAGCGCTGCACGCAGCGCTGCAAGCCAATGTGCAGGCCGCCATCGCCGAGGATGTCGGCAGCGGCGACCTGACCGGCCTGCTGGTGCCCGCTGGCAAGCCCGCGCACGCGCGCGTGATCGTGCGCGAAGCGGCGGTGCTGTGCGGACAGCCGTGGTTCGATGCCTGCATGCGCGCGGTCGACCCGGCGCTGGAAGTGCGCTGGCTGCAGGAAGAGGGCGCGCGGATGGCGGCGGATTCCGTGGTGTGCGAGATCACCGGCCCGGCGCGCTCGCTGCTGACTGCCGAACGCCCGTCGCTGAACTTCCTGCAACTGCTGTCCGGCGTGGCCACCGTGACGCGCCGCTATGCCGACCTGATCGCCGGCACCCTCGCGCGCGTGCTGGATACCCGCAAGACGCTGCCGGGCCTGCGCCTGGCGCAGAAGTACGCGGTCCGCATCGGCGGTGGCGAGAACCAGCGGCTGGCGCTGTACGACGGCATCCTGATCAAGGAAAACCATATCGCCGCGGCAGGCAGCATCACCGCCGCGCTGCAGGCGGCGCTGGCGCTCGATACCGATGCGTCGGTGCAGGTCGAGGTCGAGTCGCTGGCGGAGCTGGAAGAAGCCCTGGCAGCAGGCGCGAAGTCGGTGCTGATCGATAACTTCACCGTGCCGATGATGCAGGACGCGGTGAAGATCAACCAGGGCAGGGCGCTACTTGAGGTGTCGGGCGGCGTCAATGCCGAGACCATCCGCACTTTCGCCGAGACCGGCGTGGACCGGATCTCGGTGGGCGCATTGACCAAGGACGTGCGCGCGACGGATTACTCGCTGCGTATCATCGGCTGA
- a CDS encoding RsmB/NOP family class I SAM-dependent RNA methyltransferase, with amino-acid sequence MSRNQAGTRPTRSEGHAPPRGKRKGKGSPIRKPANGNAVRDGAPRMHGGLHASHIQHIDRLLGKVMLFARPADAVVSYYFRENSKLGHRERGIIAEAIYAVLRRRVEFAQFAESGTGASSRRLALLGLAATLGRDVLTPFLHPEEAEWLDRLTTIERSSLAPRVRTNLPEWLYDELVRRHGEEFTAALGDAWLRPAPLDLRVNLGKTSRDAALAELQSAGLGAEPTPMAPAGIRMTGKPALNQLPIFVNGLVEVQDEGSQLLCNLVAPKRGEMVVDFCAGAGGKTLALGAAMRSTGRLYAFDVSEKRLANLKPRLARSGLSNVHPVLIDSERDAKIKRLAGKVDRVLVDAPCSGLGTLRRNPDLKWRQTPESVLELTAKQSAILESAARLVKGGGRVVYATCSVLEAENEAIVRDFLAAHPNFRLVPASEVLADQKIEVPALPQDSGMFALYPHLHQTDGFFAAVLERTS; translated from the coding sequence ATGAGCCGCAACCAGGCAGGAACCCGTCCCACCCGTAGCGAGGGCCACGCGCCGCCGCGCGGCAAGAGAAAGGGCAAGGGCAGCCCCATCCGCAAGCCCGCCAACGGCAATGCCGTCCGCGACGGCGCGCCGCGCATGCACGGCGGGCTGCACGCCTCGCATATCCAGCATATCGACCGCCTGCTTGGCAAGGTCATGCTGTTCGCCCGCCCGGCCGATGCCGTGGTGAGCTATTACTTCCGCGAGAACAGCAAGCTGGGCCATCGCGAGCGCGGCATCATCGCCGAGGCCATCTATGCGGTGCTGCGCCGGCGCGTGGAGTTCGCGCAGTTTGCGGAAAGCGGCACCGGCGCCAGCTCGCGCCGCCTGGCGCTGCTGGGCCTGGCGGCCACGCTCGGACGCGACGTACTGACGCCGTTCCTGCACCCCGAAGAGGCCGAATGGCTGGACCGCCTGACCACGATCGAGCGTTCCAGCCTGGCCCCGCGCGTGCGCACCAATCTGCCCGAATGGCTGTACGACGAGCTGGTGCGCCGCCATGGCGAAGAATTTACCGCGGCACTGGGCGATGCCTGGCTGCGCCCGGCGCCGCTTGACCTGCGCGTCAACCTGGGCAAGACCAGCCGCGATGCGGCGCTGGCCGAGCTGCAATCCGCCGGCCTGGGCGCCGAGCCGACGCCGATGGCGCCCGCCGGCATCCGCATGACCGGCAAGCCCGCGCTGAACCAGCTGCCAATCTTTGTCAACGGCCTGGTCGAGGTGCAGGACGAAGGCAGCCAGCTGCTGTGCAACCTGGTGGCGCCAAAGCGTGGCGAGATGGTGGTCGACTTCTGTGCCGGCGCGGGTGGCAAGACCTTGGCGCTGGGCGCCGCGATGCGCTCCACCGGCCGGTTGTACGCCTTCGACGTGTCGGAAAAGCGCCTGGCCAACCTGAAGCCCCGCCTGGCGCGCAGCGGCCTGTCCAACGTCCATCCGGTCCTGATCGACTCCGAACGCGACGCCAAGATCAAGCGCCTGGCCGGCAAGGTCGACCGGGTGCTGGTGGACGCGCCGTGCAGCGGGCTGGGAACGCTGCGGCGCAACCCCGACCTGAAGTGGCGCCAGACGCCGGAATCGGTGCTGGAGCTGACTGCCAAGCAGAGCGCTATCCTTGAGTCGGCGGCGCGCCTAGTCAAGGGCGGCGGCCGCGTGGTCTACGCCACGTGCTCCGTGCTCGAAGCCGAAAACGAGGCCATCGTGCGCGATTTCCTCGCCGCGCACCCCAACTTCCGCCTGGTTCCGGCCAGCGAGGTGCTGGCCGACCAGAAGATCGAAGTGCCCGCGTTGCCTCAGGATAGCGGCATGTTCGCGCTGTATCCGCATCTGCACCAGACCGACGGCTTCTTTGCCGCGGTGCTGGAACGCACCAGCTGA